The following proteins come from a genomic window of Miscanthus floridulus cultivar M001 chromosome 2, ASM1932011v1, whole genome shotgun sequence:
- the LOC136515717 gene encoding probable xylan O-acetyltransferase 11, protein MKVLAVLALVAAAAPFLRAAGQGEEGAGPLPFAVGAAPAGCDVAQGEWVRDDDARPLYQEWECPYIQPQLTCQAHGRPDKAYQSWRWQPRGCSLPSFNATLMLEMLRGKRMLFVGDSLNRGQYVSLLCLLHRAIPDGAKSFETVDSLSIFRARDYDATIEFYWAPMLAESNSDDAVVHSADDRLIRGAPMDRHCSFWKGADVLVFNSYLWWVAGDKIQILRGADNDPSKDIVEMKSEEAYRLVLYQVVRWLERNVDAKKSRVFFVTASPTHTQGKAWGDKAEGANCYGQTSPISDGSSYRGSTSREMLRVTEEVLATSRLPVGLVNITRLSEYRRDAHTQTYKKQWVEPTAEQRADPRSYADCTHWCLPGVPDTWNELLYWKLFFPSNDQVL, encoded by the exons ATGAAGGTCCTCGCCGTGCTGgcgctcgtcgccgccgccgcgccgttcCTCCGCGCCGCCGGCCAG GGCGAGGAGGGGGCAGGGCCGCTCCCGTTCGCGGTGGGCGCGGCGCCGGCGGGCTGCGACGTCGCCCAGGGCGAGTGGGTGCGCGACGACGACGCCCGCCCGTTGTACCAGGAGTGGGAGTGCCCCTACATCCAGCCGCAGCTGACGTGCCAGGCGCACGGCCGCCCCGACAAGGCGTACCAGAGCTGGCGCTGGCAGCCGCGCGGCTGCTCCCTGCCCAG CTTCAACGCGACGCTGATGCTGGAGATGCTGCGGGGTAAGCGGATGCTGTTCGTGGGCGACTCGCTGAACCGGGGGCAGTACGTCTCCCTGCTGTGCCTCCTGCACCGTGCCATCCCCGACGGCGCCAAGTCGTTCGAGACGGTGGACTCGCTGAGCATCTTCAGGGCCAGGGACTACGACGCCACCATCGAGTTCTACTGGGCGCCCATGCTGGCCGAGTCCAACTCCGACGACGCCGTGGTGCACTCCGCCGACGACCGCCTCATCCGCGGCGCGCCCATGGACAGGCACTGCAGCTTCTGGAAGGGCGCCGACGTCCTCGTCTTCAACTCCTACCTCTGGTGGGTCGCCGGGGACAAGATCCAGATCCT GAGGGGCGCCGACAATGACCCGAGCAAGGACATCGTGGAGATGAAATCGGAGGAGGCCTACCGGTTGGTGCTGTACCAGGTGGTCCGGTGGCTGGAGCGCAACGTGGACGCCAAGAAGTCGCGGGTGTTCTTCGTCACCGCGTCACCAACGCACACACAGGGCAAGGCGTGGGGCGACAAGGCGGAGGGCGCCAACTGCTACGGCCAGACGTCGCCGATCAGCGACGGCTCCTCGTACCGGGGCAGCACGAGCCGGGAGATGCTGCGGgtgacggaggaggtgctggccaCGTCGCGGCTGCCCGTCGGGCTGGTCAACATCACGCGCCTGTCCGAGTACCGCCGGGACGCGCACACGCAGACCTACAAGAAGCAGTGGGTGGAGCCGACGGCGGAGCAGCGCGCCGACCCCAGGAGCTACGCCGACTGCACGCACTGGTGCCTCCCCGGCGTGCCGGACACGTGGAACGAGCTGCTCTACTGGAAACTCTTCTTCCCCAGCAACGATCAGGTCCTCTGA